A DNA window from Pongo abelii isolate AG06213 chromosome 2, NHGRI_mPonAbe1-v2.0_pri, whole genome shotgun sequence contains the following coding sequences:
- the LOC100441275 gene encoding heterogeneous nuclear ribonucleoprotein A1-like yields the protein MASRSQRGHSSFGNFGGSCEGGFGGNDNFGHGGNFNGCVGFSGSCGGDGFGGSGHSYNEFCNVGAYGGGSPGYSGGGSRGYRSGEHGYGNQGSGYGRTGTYDCYNNGGGRSSVSASSGSNFGGGRSYNDFGNYNRQSSNFESMKGENFGGRSSGSYGSGGQYFAKP from the coding sequence ATGGCTTCACGGAGCCAAAGAGGTCACAGTAGTTTTGGAAACTTTGGTGGTAGCTGTGAAGGTGGTTTTGGTGGAAATGACAATTTTGGTCATGGAGGAAACTTTAATGGTTGTGTGGGCTTTAGTGGCAGCTGTGGTGGTGATGGATTTGGCGGCAGTGGGCATAGTTATAATGAATTCTGTAATGTTGGTGCTTATGGAGGAGGAAGCCCTGGTTATTCTGGAGGCGGAAGCAGAGGCTACAGAAGTGGTGAACACGGTTACGGAAACCAGGGCAGTGGCTATGGCAGGACTGGCACCTATGACTGCTATAACAATGGAGGAGGCAGAAGCAGCGTTAGTGCTAGCAGTGGAAGCAATTTTGGAGGTGGCAGAAGCTACAATGATTTTGGCAATTACAACCGTCAGTCTTCAAATTTTGAATCCATGAAGGGAGAAAACTttggaggcagaagttctggTTCCTATGGTAGTGGAGGCCAATACTTTGCCAAACCATAA